TAGGCTTAGGCAAGCTGCCAGCTCAACGATCCACCGAATGAAGGAGGCCGCCGCCGTGCAGGACCACCGGGAGTCAGCCCACGAATCCACACGGACGGCGGCTTCCTCATCTCAAAACCCGCAGAACCACCTGAGGTGGAAGCGGGTGATGCTGAAGCTTTCAGGGGAGGCGTTCGCCGGGAGCGAGCCGCTGGGCATCGACCCGATGATCGTCGATCACCTGGCCGACTCGATCACCGAGGCGGTCAAGGAGGGTGTGCAGGTCGCGGTCGTGGTCGGCGGCGGCAACATGTTCCGCGGTGCGACCCTCTCGCAGGGCGGCATCGACCGGGCCAGGGCCGACTACATGGGCATGCTCGGCACGGTCATCAACTGCCTGGCGCTGCAGGACTTCCTGGAGCGGCGGGGGGTCGAGACCCGCGTGCAGACCGCCATCACCATGCAGCAGGTGGCGGAGCCGTTCCTGCCGCGCCGGGCGATCAGGCACCTCGAGAAGGGCCGCGTGGTCATCTTCGGAGCGGGCCTCGGCTCGCCGTACTTCTCCACCGATACCGCGGCGTCCCAGCGGGCCCTGGAGATCGGCGCGGAGGCGCTGCTCAAGGGCACCCAGGTGGACGGGATCTACGACTCCGACCCACGCAAGAACCCGGACGCGGTCCGCTTCGACCACCTCGACTACGGCGAGGTGCTGCTGCGCGACCTCGCGGTCATGGACGCCACCGCGATCAGCCTGTGCAAGGACAACGATCTGCCGATTGTGGTCTTCGACCTGATGGGCGAGGGCAACATCCTGCGAGCGGTACGCGGTGAGAAAATCGGCACGCTGGTGAGTCCCGCAGGCAAATGACGGAGCGAGCCCGACACCGCCAGCTAGAAGACAGGGAGCCGCTGTGATCGACGAAACCCTCCTCGAAGCCGAGGAAAAGATGGACAAGGCCGTATCGGTCGCGAAGGAGGACTTCGCGACCATCCGTACGGGCCGCGTCACCCCCTCGATGTTCAACAAGATCAACGCCGAGTACTACGGCACGCCGACGCCGATCCAGCAGTTGGCGTCCTTCCACGTGCCCGAGGCGCGCATGGTGACCATTCAGCCCTACGACAAGGGCTCGACGAATGCGATCATCAAGGCCATCCGCGACTCCGACCTCGGCGTGAACCCCACCGACGACGGTCAGGTGATCCGTGTGACGTTCCCGGAGCTGTCCGAGGAGCGCCGCAAGGAGTACATCAAGGTCGCCAGGAACAAGGGCGAGCACGCCAAGGTGTCGGTGCGCAACATCCGCCGCTCCGCCAAGGAGACCCTGGACAAGATGATCAAGGACGGCGAGGCGGGCGAGGACGAGGTCAGGCGGGCCGAGAAGGAGCTCGACGACCTCACTCAGAAGCACGTCGCGAAGATCGACGAGCTGCTCAAGCACAAGGAAGCCGAGCTGCTCGAAGTCTGAGCGGCGCGCCGCACGGCGGGTCGCCCGGAGCGGTCCGTCGCAGGTAGCGGGTCACCTACGGCCCTCGCCCCGATGGCGGGGGCCGTGGCTCTTGGAGACGTCTGTGGAAGAACGTACGGCTGGCACCAGCTCGAGCGGCGGCAGCCGTACCGGAAGGAACCTGCCCGCCGCGATCGCCGTCGGCCTGGTCCTGGCCGGGCTGGTCATCGGCACCGTCTACACGATCAAGGAGCTGTTCCTCCTGGTGGTCGTGGGCGCTGTCGGCGTCGGCGTGCTGGAGCTGGTCAAGGCCTTCGCCACCCGTGAGATCAAGGTGCCCGCCGTGCCCGTGCTGGCGGGCCTGGTGGCGATGCAGGTGGGGGCCTACTGGGGCGGGGCCGAGTGGTTGCTGGCCACGTTCGCGGTGTTCGCGTTCGTGCTGCTGATCTGGCGGATGTTCAGCGACGGGACGGCCGGTTACGTCCGTGACGCGTCGGCGTCGGTGTTCACGCTGTTCTATCCGGCGATGCTGAGCGCGTTCGTGGCGCTGATGCTGCACCCGGACGACGGCAACCACCGGGTGCTGATCTTCATCGCGGTGACCGTGGCGAGCGACATCGGCGGGTACGCCGCCGGTGTGCTGTTCGGCCGGCACCAGCTCACGGTGATCAGCCCGAAGAAGACCTGGGAGGGCCTGGCCGGGTCGGTCGTCGCCTGCACGGCGGTCGGGGCCTGGCTGGTGATGTGGCTGCTGGGCGGGCAGCTCTGGCAGGGCGCGCTGATCGGGGCGCTGGCGGCGCTGCTGGCGACCGTGGGCGACCTGATCGAGTCGATGATCAAGCGGGATCTCGGCATCAAGGACATGGGGACGATCCTGCCGGGGCACGGCGGACTGATGGACCGGCTGGACTCGCTGGTGACCACGCTGGTGCCCGTCTGGCTGCTGATGACGCTGTTCTTCTGACCTGGGTGTGGTTGCAGGGTCTGCGTGGTTTCATGGCCTGGTGTGATTGCAGGGTCTGCGTGGTTTCATGGCTTGGTGTGATTGCAGGGTCTGCGTGGTTTCATGACCTAGTGCGACTGCAGGGCCTGCGTGGTGACGGGCGAGAGCCAGAGCCACCGGACGATCTCACCGCCGAACGCGAATCCCGACATGTCGGGCATGTGGGCCGGGTTGGCCTGCATCAGCACCCCCGAGTACTGCGGCCCCAGCGGGAACGTCGAAGGCTCGTGATACCACTTGGCCGTGTGCCCGTGGCCCAGCCAGGTCACCGAGTGCCACGGGTACTGCGACAGCCACACCAGCAGCAGCGCCGCGTCCTTCGGGTCGTCGCGGGTGGCCACGGCCAGCTCGATCCTGGCGTACGCGCCCGGCTTGTCGATCCACTGCTCCACCGTCGGCATGCGCTGGCAGCTCATCCCCACCGTGGACAGCACGGTGAAGCCCCGATCCCCGTGCGGCGGCCGCTCGGTGATGCCGACGGTCGGCAGCCGCTCGCCGCTTGCGTCCCAGTAGCGGCCCGCCGGCCCCAGCACCCGGTCCAGATGGCCCATCACGAACTGCTGGAAAGACGGCCACGAGCCCTCGCCGTGCCGCCAGCGCCAGTAGGACCTGGCGTTCGTGATCCGGGGACGCAGCCCTTCGAGCGCCTCCGACAGCGCCCAGGCGAACGGTGACTCGCCCACGGCGTCGCGGGCGTACCCGGGCATGCCCCTGCTCATGTCGGCCCAGCCGGGGATGACCGCGAGCAGCTCGTCGTCCTCGTACAGCGCCACGCCGTCGCCCTCCTCGAACCACAGCGGGCTGAGCTGCCCGAGCGGCCGGCGGCCGTCGGGGTGCAGCGTGTTCGCCCTGGGCATGAGCGGCGGCAGGCCGGCGTTGATGCGCGCCAGGTCCACGACGGCGGGGGCGGGGCGATGGTTGGCGAGCCAGACGGCTCCGTGGACCGTGCCGTCGGGCGAGCACAGGTAAGCTACCGAGGAGTCCTCGTCCCGCTCGACGACGAGCGTCCGGCTCCCGTAAGGGTTGCCGGCGGCGAGCACGACCTCGGTGCCACCCTCGCCAGATGCCGACCGAAAAATCGCCATACGAGATGACTGTAGATCGGTCGGAGACCAAGACGCGAGCCGTAGTGAGACCAGGAATGCCACCTCCGATCCGAACGTTGATTACCCTGGTCGCAAACCCCTCAAGCTAAGCAAAGGCAGCACAGTGTCCCAGCCTCCAGGTCAGCTCACCTTCATCGCGCCGCGGCGGGCCAAGCCCGCACGGCACCTGGCCGACCTGTCGATGGCCGACCGGCGGGCCGCCGTGACGGAGCTGGGAGAGAAGGCGTTCCGCGCCGACCAGCTCTCGCGCCACTACTTCGAGCGCCTCACCACCGACGTGCAGGCGATGACCGACCTGCCCGCTGCGGCCAGGGAGAAGCTCTCCGCCCTGCTGCCCACGCTGCTCACGCCCGTCAGGGAGCTGACCACCGACCGCGGCACCACGCGCAAGACGTTGTGGAAGCTGTTCGACGGGGCGCTGGTGGAGTCGGTGCTCATGCGCTACCCCGACCGCGTCACGATGTGCGTGTCGTCGCAGGCCGGCTGCGGCATGAACTGCCCGTTCTGCGCCACCGGGCAGGCCGGGCTGACCAGGAACATGTCCACCGCCGAGATCGTCGAGCAGGTCGTGGCCGGCGCCCGCGCGCTGGCCGCCGGCGAGGTGCCCGGCGGGCCAGGGCGGGTCAGCAACGTCGTGTTCATGGGCATGGGCGAGCCGCTGGCCAACTACAAGCAGGTGATCGGGGCGGTGCGCCGCATGGTCGAGCCGGCGCCGCACGGGCTCGGCATCTCCGCGCGCGGCGTCACGGTCTCCACCGTGGGGCTGGTGCCCGCCATCAACAAGCTCGCCGACGAGGGGCTGCCGGTGACGCTCGCGCTGTCGCTGCACGCGCCGGACGACGAGCTGCGCGACACGCTGGTGCCGATCAACACGCGCTGGAAGGTCGGCGAGGTGCTCGACGCCGCCTGGGCGTACGCGGCGAAGACCAAGCGGCGGGTCTCGATCGAGTACGCGCTGATCAAGGACATCAACGACCAGGAGTGGCGGGCCGACCTGCTCGGCAAGCTGGTCAGGAACAAGCTCGTGCACGTCAACCTGATCCCGCTCAACCCGACGCCCGGCTCCAAGTGGACGGCCTCGCGGCCGGAGGACGAGCGGGCGTTCGTGCGGCGGCTGGAGTTCCACGGCGTGCCGGTGACGGTGCGCGACACGCGCGGGCGCGAGATCGACGGCGCCTGCGGGCAGCTCGCCGCCGCCGAATAGCCGGTACGTACGGGGCACGGCCCGCGGACGTACGGCCACGTCACGAGCGGCGGCGGAGCCAGGCGTAGGCCGCCAGGCCGATCAGGCACCACGCCAGCGAGATCGCGGTCAGCTCCGGGAAGTGGCC
The nucleotide sequence above comes from Nonomuraea gerenzanensis. Encoded proteins:
- the pyrH gene encoding UMP kinase; translated protein: MLKLSGEAFAGSEPLGIDPMIVDHLADSITEAVKEGVQVAVVVGGGNMFRGATLSQGGIDRARADYMGMLGTVINCLALQDFLERRGVETRVQTAITMQQVAEPFLPRRAIRHLEKGRVVIFGAGLGSPYFSTDTAASQRALEIGAEALLKGTQVDGIYDSDPRKNPDAVRFDHLDYGEVLLRDLAVMDATAISLCKDNDLPIVVFDLMGEGNILRAVRGEKIGTLVSPAGK
- the frr gene encoding ribosome recycling factor gives rise to the protein MIDETLLEAEEKMDKAVSVAKEDFATIRTGRVTPSMFNKINAEYYGTPTPIQQLASFHVPEARMVTIQPYDKGSTNAIIKAIRDSDLGVNPTDDGQVIRVTFPELSEERRKEYIKVARNKGEHAKVSVRNIRRSAKETLDKMIKDGEAGEDEVRRAEKELDDLTQKHVAKIDELLKHKEAELLEV
- a CDS encoding phosphatidate cytidylyltransferase, with translation MEERTAGTSSSGGSRTGRNLPAAIAVGLVLAGLVIGTVYTIKELFLLVVVGAVGVGVLELVKAFATREIKVPAVPVLAGLVAMQVGAYWGGAEWLLATFAVFAFVLLIWRMFSDGTAGYVRDASASVFTLFYPAMLSAFVALMLHPDDGNHRVLIFIAVTVASDIGGYAAGVLFGRHQLTVISPKKTWEGLAGSVVACTAVGAWLVMWLLGGQLWQGALIGALAALLATVGDLIESMIKRDLGIKDMGTILPGHGGLMDRLDSLVTTLVPVWLLMTLFF
- a CDS encoding suppressor of fused domain protein, with the protein product MAIFRSASGEGGTEVVLAAGNPYGSRTLVVERDEDSSVAYLCSPDGTVHGAVWLANHRPAPAVVDLARINAGLPPLMPRANTLHPDGRRPLGQLSPLWFEEGDGVALYEDDELLAVIPGWADMSRGMPGYARDAVGESPFAWALSEALEGLRPRITNARSYWRWRHGEGSWPSFQQFVMGHLDRVLGPAGRYWDASGERLPTVGITERPPHGDRGFTVLSTVGMSCQRMPTVEQWIDKPGAYARIELAVATRDDPKDAALLLVWLSQYPWHSVTWLGHGHTAKWYHEPSTFPLGPQYSGVLMQANPAHMPDMSGFAFGGEIVRWLWLSPVTTQALQSH
- the rlmN gene encoding 23S rRNA (adenine(2503)-C(2))-methyltransferase RlmN produces the protein MSQPPGQLTFIAPRRAKPARHLADLSMADRRAAVTELGEKAFRADQLSRHYFERLTTDVQAMTDLPAAAREKLSALLPTLLTPVRELTTDRGTTRKTLWKLFDGALVESVLMRYPDRVTMCVSSQAGCGMNCPFCATGQAGLTRNMSTAEIVEQVVAGARALAAGEVPGGPGRVSNVVFMGMGEPLANYKQVIGAVRRMVEPAPHGLGISARGVTVSTVGLVPAINKLADEGLPVTLALSLHAPDDELRDTLVPINTRWKVGEVLDAAWAYAAKTKRRVSIEYALIKDINDQEWRADLLGKLVRNKLVHVNLIPLNPTPGSKWTASRPEDERAFVRRLEFHGVPVTVRDTRGREIDGACGQLAAAE